The following are from one region of the Silene latifolia isolate original U9 population chromosome 9, ASM4854445v1, whole genome shotgun sequence genome:
- the LOC141602197 gene encoding uncharacterized protein LOC141602197 → MQTAYSQNEWNLLPGKEYSVGKGYSWLQQAPPEVAWHHQVWNKWTVPKHGMIAWMNQHKGLNTKDKLFRLNISSDYFCCLCGNEEETNQHLFFKCPYSKEIMVRIQTWVGVVMPDNRDHEWSARLSRLKVGILNSILNAVTYHVWRQRNGCRHEMKLLRPEGCVTMIQYEIRTKIKQQLKGRLARRDLMWIGKLM, encoded by the coding sequence ATGCAGACTGCCTATTCTCAGAATGAATGGAACTTGCTACCTGGTAAAGAGTATTCAGTTGGAAAAGGTTACTCCTGGCTGCAACAGGCACCCCCTGAAGTGGCATGGCATCATCAAGTTTGGAATAAGTGGACGGTCCCTAAACATGGAATGATTGCTTGGATGAATCAGCATAAGGGCCTTAACACCAAAGACAAGCTATTTCGCCTTAATATCAGCAGTGACTATTTCTGCTGTCTCTGTGGAAATGAGGAGGAAACTAACCAACACTTGTTCTTTAAGTGCCCGTATAGTAAAGAAATCATGGTGCGTATTCAGACATGGGTTGGAGTTGTGATGCCTGATAACAGGGATCATGAATGGAGTGCTAGATTGTCTAGATTGAAGGTAGGCATTCTGAACAGCATTCTGAATGCTGTTACTTACCATGTGTGgaggcaaaggaatggatgcagGCATGAGATGAAACTGCTAAGGCCGGAAGGTTGTGTGACAATGATTCAATACGAAATCAGGACCAAAATTAAGCAACAGCTCAAAGGCAGGCTAGCTAGAAGGGATCTTATGTGGATAGGAAAACTCATGTAA